A single genomic interval of Panthera uncia isolate 11264 chromosome A1 unlocalized genomic scaffold, Puncia_PCG_1.0 HiC_scaffold_17, whole genome shotgun sequence harbors:
- the LOC125935129 gene encoding LOW QUALITY PROTEIN: olfactory receptor 2W3-like (The sequence of the model RefSeq protein was modified relative to this genomic sequence to represent the inferred CDS: deleted 1 base in 1 codon; substituted 1 base at 1 genomic stop codon) — MDGTNDSTQGNFILLGFSDHPHLERILFVVILIAYLLTLVGNTTIILVSRLDPHLHTPMYFFLTHLSFLDLSFTTSSIPQLLYNLNGRDKTISYTGCAIQLFLFLGLGGVECLLLAVMAYDRFVAVCKPLHYLVIMNPRLCMGLVLVAWGCGVANSLVMSPVTLQLPRVGCGRHSVDHFLCEMPALIRMACVNTAAIEGTVFVLAVGIVLSPLVFILVSYGYIVRAVLQIQPVSGRQRAFNTCGSHLTVVSLFYGNIIYMYMQPGNSSSQDQSKFLTLFYNIVTPLLNPLIYTLXNKEVKGALRRMLLDNRGVGKD, encoded by the exons ATGGATGGGACCAATGACAGCACCCAGGGAAATTTCATCCTTTTGGGGTTTTCTGACCATCCCCATCTCGAGAGGATCCTCTTTGTGGTCATCTTGATTGCATACCTCCTGACCCTTGTGGGCAACACCACCATCATCCTGGTGTCCCGGCTGGACCCCCACCTCCACACGCCTATGTACTTCTTCCTCACCCACCTATCTTTCCTGGACCTCAGTTTCACCACCAGCTCCATTCCTCAGCTGCTCTATAACCTGAATGGCCGTGACAAGACCATCAGTTACACAGGCTGTGCCATCCAGCTCTTCCTGTTTCTGGGTCTGGGTGGTGTGGAGTGCTTGCTCCTGGCTGTCATGGCATATGACCGGTTTGTTGCGGTCTGCAAGCCCCTGCACTACCTGGTGATCATGAATCCACGTCTCTGCATGGGCTTAGTGTTGGTGGCCTGGGGCTGTGGTGTGGCTAACTCCTTGGTCATGTCCCCAGTCACCCTGCAGTTACCCCGC GTGGGCTGTGGGCGCCACAGTGTGGACCACTTCCTGTGTGAGATGCCTGCCCTGATTCGGATGGCCTGTGTCAATACAGCTGCCATTGAAGGCACTGTCTTTGTCCTGGCAGTGGGCATTGTGCTGTCACCTCTAGTGTTTATCCTGGTGTCCTACGGCTACATTGTAAGGGCTGTGTTACAGATTCAGCCAGTGTCAGGGAGACAAAGGGCGTTTAACACCTGTGGCTCCCATCTCACAGTGGTCTCCCTTTTCTATGGAAACATCATTTACATGTACATGCAACCTGGAAACAGCTCTTCCCAGGACCAGAGCAAATTCCTCACACTCTTCTACAACATTGTCACACCACTCCTGAACCCCCTGATTTACACCCTCTGAAACAAAGAGGTGAAGGGGGCACTGAGGAGAATGCTGCTGGATAACAGAGGGGTAGGAAAGGATTAA